In a genomic window of Piliocolobus tephrosceles isolate RC106 chromosome 1, ASM277652v3, whole genome shotgun sequence:
- the AHDC1 gene encoding AT-hook DNA-binding motif-containing protein 1, whose protein sequence is MRVKPQGLVVTSSAVCSSPDYLREPKYYPGGPPTPRPLLPTRPPASPPDKAFSTHAFSENPRPPPRRDPSTRRPPVLAKGDDPLPPRAARPVSQARCPTPAGDGSSSRRCWDNGRVNLRPVVQLIDIMKDLTRLSQDLQHSGVHLDCGGLRLSRPPAPPPGDLQYSFFSSPSLANSIRSPEERATPHTKSERPSHPLYEPEPEPRDSPQPGQGHSPGATAVATGLPPEPEPDSTDYSELADADILSELASLTCPEAQLLEAQALEPPSPEPEPQLLDPQPRFLDPQALEPLGEALELPPLQPLADPLGLPGLALQALDTLPDSLESQLLDPQALDPLPKLLDVPGRRLEPQQPLGHCPLAEPLRLDLCSPHGPPGPEGHPKYALRRTDRPKILCRRRKAGRGRKADAGPEGRLLPLPMPTGLAATLAEPPPPPPPPLPALPGPGLVSVPELKPESSQTPVVSTRKGKCRGVRRMVVKMAKIPVSLGRRNKTTYKVSSLSSSLSVEGKELGLRVSAEPTPLLKMKNNGRNVVVVFPPGEMPIILKRKRGRPPKNLLLGPGKPKEPAVVAAEAATVAAATMAMPEVKKRRRRKQKLASPQPSYAADANDSKAEYSDVLAKLAFLNRQSQCAGRCSPPRCWTPSEPESVHQAPDTQSISHFLHRVQGFRRRGGKAGGFGGRGGGHAAKSARCSFSDFFEGIGKKKKVVAVAAPGVGGPGLTELGHPRKRGRGEVDAVTGKPKRKRRSRKNGTLFPEQVPSGPGFGEAGAEWAGDKGGGWAPHHGHPGGQAGRNCGFQGTEARAFASTGLESGASGRGSYYSTGAPSGQTELSQERQNLFTGYFRSLLDSDDSSDLLDFALSASRPESRKASGTYTGPPTSALPAQRGLATFPSRGAKASPVAVGSGGAGADPSFQPVLPTRQTFPPGRAASYGLTPATSDCRAVETFPKLAPPPSAVARSPTTHPPANTYLPQYGGYGAGQSVFAPAKPFTGQDCANSKDCSFAYGSGNSLPASPSSAHSAGYAPPPTGGPCLPPSKASFFNSSEGAPFSGSAPTPLRCDSRASTVSPGGYMVPKGTTASATSAASAASSSSSSFQPSPENCRQFVGASQWPFRQGYGGLDWASEAFSQLYNPSFDCHVSEPNVILDISNYTPQKVKQQTAVSETFSESSSDSTQFNQPVGGGGFRRANSEASSSEGQSSLSSLEKLMMDWNEASSAPGYNWNQSVLFQSSSKPGRGRRKKVDLFEASHLGFPTSASAAASGYPSKRSTGPRQPRGGRGGGACSAKKERGGAAAKAKFIPKPQPVNPLFQDSPDLGLDYYSGDSSMSPLPSQSRAFGVGERDPCDFIGPYSMNPSTPSDGTFGQGFHCDSPSLGAPELDGKHFPPLAHPPTVFDAGLQKAYSPTCSPTLGFKEELRPPPTKLAACEPLKHGLQGASLGHAAAAQAHLSCRDLPLGQAHYDSPSCKGTAYWYPPGSAARSPPYEGKVGTGLLADFLGRTEAACLSAPHLASPPATPKADKEPLEMARPPGPPRGPAAAAAGYGCPLLSDLTLSPVPRDSLLPLQDTAYRYPGFMPQAHPGLGGGPKSGFLGPMAEPHPEDTFTVTSL, encoded by the coding sequence ATGCGTGTGAAGCCCCAGGGCCTGGTGGTGACTTCCAGTGCCGTGTGCAGCTCTCCTGACTACCTCCGGGAGCCCAAGTACTACCCCGGCggcccccccaccccccggcCCCTGCTTCCCACCCGGCCCCCTGCCAGCCCGCCCGACAAGGCCTTCTCCACCCACGCCTTCTCCGAGAACCCACGCCCACCCCCACGCCGGGACCCCAGCACCCGGCGCCCACCAGTCCTTGCCAAGGGGGACGACCCGCTGCCCCCACGGGCAGCCCGTCCTGTCTCACAGGCCCGCTGCCCCACACCGGCCGGAGACGGCAGCAGCTCCCGACGCTGCTGGGACAACGGGCGGGTGAACCTGCGACCAGTGGTGCAGCTGATTGACATCATGAAGGACCTGACACGCCTCTCCCAGGACCTGCAGCACAGTGGTGTACACCTGGACTGTGGTGGGCTCCGACTGAGCCGCCCGCCTGCACCGCCACCCGGTGACCTACAGTACAGCTTCTTCTCCTCACCCAGTTTGGCCAACAGCATCCGTAGCCCTGAGGAGCGGGCCACCCCACACACCAAGTCAGAGCGGCCCAGCCACCCCCTCTACGAGCCTGAGCCTGAGCCTAGGGATAGTCCCCAGCCTGGCCAAGGCCATAGTCCCGGAGCCACGGCTGTGGCCACGGGTCTGCCCCCAGAGCCTGAGCCAGACAGCACTGATTACTCAGAACTTGCTGACGCCGACATCCTTAGTGAGCTGGCCTCCCTCACTTGCCCAGAGGCCCAGCTGCTAGAGGCCCAGGCCCTCGAGCCACCATCTCCTGAGCCAGAGCCTCAGCTCCTGGACCCCCAGCCCCGCTTCCTGGACCCACAGGCACTAGAGCCGCTCGGGGAAGCTCTGGAGCTGCCACCCCTGCAACCTCTTGCTGATCCTCTGGGGCTGCCGGGCCTGGCTCTCCAGGCCCTGGACACCCTGCCTGACTCCTTGGAGTCGCAGCTGCTTGACCCCCAGGCACTCGACCCCCTGCCCAAGCTGCTTGACGTCCCAGGTCGCCGTCTGGAGCCCCAGCAGCCCCTGGGGCACTGCCCACTGGCCGAGCCCTTGCGCCTGGACTTGTGCTCACCGCACGGCCCCCCCGGGCCTGAGGGTCACCCCAAGTACGCCTTGCGGCGTACTGATAGGCCAAAGATCCTGTGTCGCCGGCGGAAAGCCGGACGGGGGCGCAAGGCGGACGCCGGACCCGAGGGCCGCCTACTGCCCCTGCCTATGCCCACGGGGCTGGCAGCCACCCTGGCCGAACCCCCACCGCCACCGCCTCCTCCACTCCCTGCCCtgccaggcccaggcctggtctCAGTCCCAGAGTTGAAGCCAGAATCTTCCCAGACCCCAGTGGTCTCTACCCGCAAAGGCAAGTGCCGAGGCGTGCGGCGCATGGTGGTGAAGATGGCCAAGATCCCCGTATCGCTCGGTCGACGGAACAAGACCACATATAAAGTGTCTTCCTTGAGCAGCAGCCTGAGTGTGGAGGGCAAGGAGCTAGGCCTGCGTGTGTCAGCTGAGCCCACCCCGCTGCTGAAGATGAAGAACAACGGGCGGAACGTGGTAGTGGTGTTCCCACCCGGTGAGATGCCCATTATTCTTAAGCGTAAGCGTGGCCGCCCTCCTAAGAACCTGCTGCTGGGTCCTGGCAAGCCCAAggagccagctgtggtggcggcCGAGGCAGCCACTGTGGCAGCAGCCACCATGGCCATGCCAGAGGTGAAGAAACGACGGCGGCGGAAGCAGAAGCTGGCGTCTCCCCAGCCATCCTATGCGGCAGACGCCAACGACAGCAAGGCCGAGTACTCAGACGTCCTGGCCAAGCTGGCCTTCCTGAACCGCCAGAGCCAGTGCGCTGGACGGTGCTCGCCACCCCGCTGCTGGACACCCAGTGAGCCGGAGTCAGTGCACCAGGCCCCTGACACCCAGAGCATCTCCCACTTCCTGCATCGTGTGCAGGGCTTCCGGCGGCGTGGGGGCAAAGCAGGTGGTTTTGGTGGCCGGGGTGGGGGCCATGCGGCCAAGTCAGCCCGATGCTCCTTCAGTGACTTCTTTGAGGGCATTGGCAAGAAAAAGAAGGTGGTGGCCGTGGCAGCCCCTGGGGTGGGGGGCCCTGGCCTTACCGAGTTGGGGCACCCACGCAAACGGGGCCGGGGGGAGGTAGACGCTGTGACTGGGAAGCCAAAGCGCAAGAGACGGTCCCGGAAGAATGGGACTCTGTTCCCAGAGCAGGTGCCCAGTGGCCCAGGCTTTGGGGAGGCGGGTGCTGAGTGGGCCGGAGATAAGGGTGGTGGCTGGGCCCCTCACCACGGGCACCCAGGCGGGCAAGCTGGCCGAAACTGTGGGTTTCAGGGGACCGAGGCCCGGGCCTTTGCCTCCACTGGGCTGGAGAGCGGAGCCTCAGGCCGTGGCAGCTACTACAGCACGGGCGCGCCCTCAGGCCAGACCGAGCTCAGCCAGGAGCGCCAAAACCTCTTCACCGGCTACTTTCGCTCGCTGCTCGATTCGGATGATTCCTCCGATCTCTTGGACTTTGCCCTCTCAGCCTCTCGCCCAGAGTCCCGGAAGGCATCAGGCACCTATACAGGGCCACCCACCAGCGCCCTACCTGCCCAGCGGGGCCTTGCCACCTTCCCTAGCCGGGGAGCCAAGGCCAGCCCAGTGGCAGTGGGTAGTGGTGGGGCTGGGGCGGACCCCTCCTTCCAGCCTGTCCTGCCCACGCGCCAGACCTTCCCACCAGGACGGGCAGCGAGCTACGGGCTAACTCCGGCCACTTCAGACTGCCGGGCAGTCGAGACCTTCCCCAAGCTGGCTCCCCCGCCCTCAGCCGTGGCCCGTTCACCTACCACCCACCCGCCTGCCAACACCTACCTGCCCCAGTATGGCGGCTACGGGGCTGGACAAAGCGTATTTGCCCCGGCTAAGCCCTTTACAGGCCAGGACTGCGCTAACAGCAAGGACTGCAGCTTTGCCTATGGCAGCGGCAACAGCCTCCCTGCCTCACCCAGCAGCGCCCACAGCGCCGGCTATGCCCCACCGCCTACTGGGGGCCCCTGCCTGCCACCAAGCAAGGCCTCCTTCTTCAACAGCTCTGAGGGGGCCCCCTTCTCTGGTTCAGCCCCCACGCCCCTGCGCTGTGACAGCCGGGCCAGCACAGTCTCGCCCGGCGGCTACATGGTGCCTAAGGGcaccacagcctctgccacctctgcagcctctgccgcctcctcctcctcttcctccttccagcCCTCGCCCGAGAACTGTCGGCAGTTTGTGGGGGCTTCTCAGTGGCCTTTCCGGCAGGGCTATGGAGGCCTGGACTGGGCCTCAGAGGCCTTTAGTCAGCTCTACAATCCCAGTTTTGACTGCCATGTCAGCGAGCCCAACGTGATCCTGGACATCTCCAACTACACACCACAGAAGGTGAAGCAGCAGACGGCTGTGTCAGAGACCTTCTCCGAGTCATCCTCCGACAGCACCCAGTTCAATCAGCCGGTCGGTGGCGGCGGGTTTCGGCGTGCCAACAGCGAGGCCTCAAGTAGTGAGGGCCAGTCGAGCCTGTCCAGCCTGGAGAAACTGATGATGGACTGGAACGAGGCATCATCTGCCCCCGGCTACAACTGGAACCAGAGTGTCCTCTTTCAGAGTAGCTCCAAGCCGGGCCGTGGACGGCGGAAGAAGGTGGACCTATTCGAGGCCTCACATCTGGGCTTCCCAACATCTGCCTCTGCCGCTGCCTCAGGCTACCCATCCAAACGGAGCACTGGGCCCCGGCAGCCGCGAGGTGGACGGGGCGGTGGGGCCTGCTCAGCCAAGAAGGAGCGGGGTGGCGCAGCGGCCAAAGCCAAGTTCATCCCCAAGCCACAGCCGGTCAACCCACTGTTCCAGGACAGTCCTGACCTAGGCCTGGACTACTATAGCGGGGACAGCAGCATGTCACCACTGCCCTCACAGTCGAGGGCCTTCGGCGTGGGAGAGCGAGACCCCTGTGACTTCATAGGACCCTACTCCATGAACCCGTCCACGCCTTCTGATGGCACCTTCGGCCAAGGCTTCCACTGCGACTCGCCCAGCCTGGGTGCTCCCGAGCTTGATGGCAAGCATTTCCCACCGCTGGCCCACCCGCCCACGGTGTTCGACGCCGGCCTGCAGAAGGCATACTCGCCCACCTGCTCGCCTACACTGGGCTTCAAGGAAGAGCTGCGACCACCGCCCACTAAGCTGGCTGCCTGCGAGCCCCTCAAGCATGGGCTCCAGGGGGCAAGCCTGGGCCACGCAGCTGCAGCCCAGGCCCACCTGAGCTGCCGGGACCTGCCGCTGGGCCAGGCCCACTACGATTCCCCCAGCTGCAAGGGCACAGCATACTGGTACCCTCCAGGCTCGGCTGCCCGCAGCCCGCCCTATGAAGGCAAGGTGGGTACAGGGCTGCTGGCTGACTTCCTGGGCAGGACGGAGGCCGCGTGCCTCAGTGCCCCTCACCTGGCTAGCCCACCAGCCACGCCCAAGGCCGACAAGGAGCCACTGGAAATGGCCCGGCCCCCTGGCCCACCCCGTGGCCCTGCTGCAGCCGCTGCTGGCTATGGCTGCCCACTCCTTAGTGACTTGACCCTGTCCCCCGTGCCGAGGGACTCGCTGCTGCCCCTGCAGGACACCGCCTACAGGTACCCAGGCTTTATGCCCCAGGCGCATCCTGGCCTGGGTGGGGGCCCCAAGAGCGGCTTCCTGGGGCCCATGGCGGAACCTCACCCCGAGGACACATTCACCGTCACGTCCCTGTAG